Proteins found in one Gardnerella vaginalis ATCC 14018 = JCM 11026 genomic segment:
- the secA gene encoding preprotein translocase subunit SecA, with the protein MVDIVDKALRMGEGRQLKRLENVAKAVNALEDEISALSDEELKGQTAKFKQKLDNGAKLDDLMPEAFATVREVSRRTLGQRHFDVQLMGGAALHWGNIAEMKTGEGKTLVATLPSYLNALEGKGVHVVTVNDYLASYQSELMGRIYRFLGMSVGCIITDQQPPERRKQYNADITYGTNNEFGFDYLRDNMAWEKGDLVQRGHHYAIVDEVDSILIDEARTPLIISGPAEGDVTRWYREFAKLVLKLDRDVDYKIDEKRKTAGILDPGIAKIEDYLGIDNLYEPSNTALIGYLNNALKAKELFLLDRDYVVTNGEVLIVDEHTGRVLPGRRYSEGLHQAIEAKENVEVKAENQTFATITLQNYFRMYDKLAGMTGTAETEAAEFMGTYKLGVLPIPSNRPVIRMDKDDLIFRTKKEKLAAIVRDVAQRHAKGQPVLLGTASVESSEIVSSLLDVARIPHQVLNAKQNAKEAAVVAVAGRKGAVTVATNMAGRGTDIMLGGNVEFLADAKLKAEGYSPDDTPEEYEKRWPGVLAEVKEQVKDEHEEVKKLGGLYVLGTERHESRRIDNQLRGRSGRQGDPGESRFYLSLEDDLMRLFNTQLVARVMAKGLPEGEPIESKYVSNGVRTAQKTVEARNFEMRKNVLKYDDVMNKQRTVIYSERQIVLKGEDIHEDILKFIKDTADSYVRGAMNGSDKPKNWDWEGLKDAVNAVMPIILDWDQLRLQIESLKGEKAVEALRDTIVDGVTTIYAVFEERMGSDNLRQFERRVVLAVLDRKWREHLYEMDYLKDGIGLRGMGQRDPLVEYQREGFQMYNSMIEAIKEESIQLLFRMNLEQIVAETENQDDSYVDADIQQAEQEEDEHSGIVGPAPMSHADGEVPLSKRPKVEEWKTPWADGRTFPGTNKNDECPCGSGRKYKLCHGQNED; encoded by the coding sequence GTGGTAGATATCGTCGATAAAGCCTTGCGCATGGGTGAAGGCCGTCAATTGAAGCGCCTTGAGAATGTTGCAAAGGCTGTGAATGCGCTAGAAGATGAGATTTCTGCGCTTTCCGATGAAGAGCTTAAAGGGCAAACGGCAAAATTCAAGCAGAAGTTAGACAATGGTGCAAAACTTGATGATTTAATGCCAGAAGCATTTGCTACAGTAAGAGAGGTTTCAAGGCGTACTCTTGGTCAGCGTCATTTTGACGTTCAGCTCATGGGCGGTGCAGCATTGCATTGGGGCAATATTGCAGAAATGAAGACTGGTGAAGGTAAAACACTTGTTGCAACACTGCCTAGCTATTTGAACGCTTTGGAAGGTAAGGGCGTTCATGTTGTTACTGTTAACGACTATCTTGCTAGCTATCAAAGTGAGCTTATGGGTCGTATTTACAGGTTCCTTGGCATGAGCGTTGGATGCATTATTACAGATCAGCAGCCTCCAGAGCGCAGGAAGCAATACAACGCAGATATTACTTACGGCACAAACAACGAGTTTGGTTTCGACTATTTGCGAGACAACATGGCTTGGGAAAAGGGCGATCTTGTTCAGCGTGGTCATCACTATGCAATCGTCGATGAGGTTGATTCCATTCTTATTGATGAGGCTCGTACGCCACTTATTATCTCGGGACCTGCCGAAGGTGATGTTACGCGTTGGTATCGCGAGTTTGCAAAGCTTGTTCTAAAGCTTGATCGCGATGTTGATTACAAAATTGATGAGAAGCGCAAGACTGCTGGTATTTTGGATCCAGGCATTGCAAAGATTGAAGATTATTTAGGTATTGATAATCTTTACGAGCCAAGCAACACTGCTTTGATTGGCTACTTGAACAATGCTTTGAAAGCTAAGGAATTGTTCCTTCTTGATCGCGATTATGTTGTTACTAATGGCGAAGTTTTGATTGTTGACGAGCACACTGGCCGTGTTCTTCCAGGTCGTCGTTATAGCGAAGGCTTGCATCAGGCGATTGAAGCTAAAGAGAATGTTGAAGTAAAAGCAGAAAATCAGACTTTTGCAACTATTACTTTGCAAAATTACTTCCGCATGTACGACAAGCTTGCTGGCATGACTGGTACTGCAGAAACGGAAGCTGCCGAGTTTATGGGAACATACAAGCTTGGCGTTCTTCCAATTCCTTCTAACCGTCCAGTTATTCGTATGGATAAGGATGATTTGATCTTCCGCACTAAGAAGGAAAAGCTTGCTGCGATTGTTCGAGACGTAGCTCAGCGTCATGCAAAGGGTCAGCCTGTTTTGCTTGGTACTGCATCGGTTGAATCTTCCGAAATCGTTTCTTCGCTTTTGGATGTTGCTCGTATTCCTCATCAAGTGTTGAATGCTAAGCAAAACGCTAAGGAAGCAGCTGTTGTTGCTGTTGCAGGTCGTAAGGGTGCTGTGACTGTTGCTACAAACATGGCAGGTCGTGGTACAGATATTATGCTTGGCGGAAACGTTGAGTTTTTGGCAGATGCAAAGCTTAAAGCAGAAGGCTATTCTCCAGACGATACTCCAGAGGAGTACGAGAAGCGTTGGCCAGGTGTTTTGGCAGAAGTTAAGGAACAAGTTAAAGACGAGCACGAAGAAGTTAAGAAGCTTGGTGGCTTATATGTTTTAGGCACTGAGCGCCACGAATCTCGTCGTATTGATAATCAGCTTAGAGGTCGTTCTGGCCGTCAGGGTGATCCTGGCGAATCGCGCTTCTACTTAAGCTTGGAAGATGACTTAATGCGTTTGTTCAACACTCAGCTTGTTGCGCGTGTTATGGCTAAGGGCTTGCCAGAAGGTGAGCCAATCGAATCTAAGTATGTTTCTAATGGCGTGCGCACGGCTCAAAAGACTGTTGAGGCGCGTAACTTTGAAATGCGTAAGAACGTTTTGAAGTACGATGATGTTATGAATAAGCAGCGTACTGTTATTTATTCAGAACGTCAGATTGTTCTTAAAGGTGAAGATATTCATGAAGATATCTTGAAGTTTATTAAAGATACTGCCGATAGCTATGTTCGCGGAGCTATGAACGGTTCTGATAAGCCAAAGAACTGGGATTGGGAAGGTCTTAAAGACGCTGTTAATGCTGTTATGCCAATTATTTTGGATTGGGATCAGCTTCGCCTGCAGATTGAGTCTCTTAAGGGAGAAAAAGCTGTTGAAGCTTTGCGAGACACTATAGTAGATGGCGTTACTACTATTTACGCTGTGTTTGAAGAAAGAATGGGTTCTGATAACTTGCGCCAGTTTGAGCGTAGAGTTGTTCTTGCTGTTCTTGATCGAAAGTGGCGTGAACATCTTTATGAGATGGATTATTTGAAGGATGGTATTGGTTTGCGCGGTATGGGTCAGCGTGACCCTCTGGTTGAATATCAGCGCGAAGGTTTCCAGATGTATAACTCAATGATTGAGGCAATTAAGGAAGAGTCTATTCAGCTTCTATTCCGTATGAATCTCGAGCAGATTGTTGCGGAAACTGAAAACCAAGATGATTCTTATGTTGATGCCGATATTCAGCAAGCAGAACAAGAAGAAGATGAGCATTCTGGAATCGTTGGTCCTGCTCCTATGAGCCATGCTGATGGTGAAGTGCCATTGAGTAAGCGTCCAAAGGTTGAAGAATGGAAGACTCCTTGGGCTGATGGTCGTACCTTCCCAGGAACGAACAAGAATGATGAGTGCCCATGTGGCTCTGGCAGAAAGTACAAGTTATGCCATGGTCAGAATGAGGATTAA
- the hpf gene encoding ribosome hibernation-promoting factor, HPF/YfiA family — MEIVITGRHTQIKQRFRDVVESKMNRVTAIAPDAQRIQIVLNTEGNPRQADTAKRVEITVVAGSTVIRAEASSTDQYSALDMALDKLTLRLRRTRDRRKDHRRGYEQMVPVDLGVAEPEVETTVEEVAQEDGTNSADAAVASDLGPGESVEVSVGDTPIVIRRKLHIAEPMSIDEALYEMELIGHDFFLFVNKETMRPSVVYRRHGWSYGVFEIDTPENVSKKK; from the coding sequence ATGGAAATCGTCATCACCGGACGTCATACGCAGATTAAGCAAAGATTCCGTGACGTTGTGGAAAGCAAGATGAATCGTGTGACCGCCATTGCTCCAGATGCGCAGCGCATTCAGATTGTGCTTAACACTGAGGGCAATCCAAGGCAGGCAGATACTGCAAAAAGAGTTGAAATTACTGTAGTTGCAGGAAGTACGGTTATTCGCGCAGAAGCATCTAGCACAGACCAATACAGTGCATTGGATATGGCTCTTGATAAGTTGACGCTTCGTTTGCGCAGAACTCGCGATCGTCGTAAGGACCATCGTCGTGGATATGAGCAAATGGTTCCAGTTGATTTGGGTGTTGCAGAGCCAGAAGTTGAAACAACTGTTGAAGAAGTTGCACAAGAAGATGGAACGAATAGTGCAGATGCTGCGGTTGCTTCCGACTTGGGTCCTGGCGAATCAGTAGAGGTGAGTGTTGGAGATACTCCTATTGTGATTCGTCGCAAGCTTCATATTGCTGAGCCAATGAGCATTGACGAAGCGTTGTATGAAATGGAACTTATTGGTCATGATTTCTTCCTGTTCGTAAATAAGGAAACAATGAGACCTTCGGTTGTGTATCGTAGGCATGGATGGAGTTATGGTGTGTTTGAAATTGATACTCCAGAAAACGTTTCTAAAAAGAAGTAA